In the Catenovulum adriaticum genome, AAAAAATACGAACCAAAGATTAGACAACCGTTTACAAGCAGATATAGAGTTGCTTAAAGCCCCTTATCGAAAATTATGGGGGTGCTCACCTGAATTTGATCATTTTGAGCACAGCTGGGCCGTTATGACGGACAAAGGAACGGCAATAAATTTAGCGAAAAAATATCAACAAAATGCAATTTATTGGGTTGAAAGAGGGTACCTTTTTTTAGTCCCATGCATTTTAACTCAATTTAAAGTTTTAAATTTAGGCGAGTTTGAAAAGCGATGCCAATATCAGTTAGCTAAATGCGGTCAGTAGGCGAATAAAGTATAGAAATTATTAATTTGCACAAATTTTCATTAGCGTTCTCCGGTAATGAGTTTGAGCAAATCCTCTTGGCTGAGGCCATATTGGGTTTGAGTTTTTTCTAATTTTGAATTTAGCTGCTCAGAGCGATTTTCGGTTTTGTTAAATACGCCTTTAAAGTCGCTTATACAAATACAGATTGCTTTATCTTTATATTTTGGGTTGCTCGTTTCAATTGAACGAATAATAACATGCGGACAAATGGTTTGGCGTTTATCGGCTTGAATGCATTGCTCGTAGTTAGCCAGTAACGTTGGTGAAATACATAATAATCCAAGGCTTAAAAAGAGCTGATACGATGGTTTGATGAATATCATAAATTAAAAAAAGCTTAAGCTGATATGCCAGCTTAAGCTGATAGGGTTAGTTAATTGAACGATAAAGCGCTTCATATTTCATTGCAGAGTCATGCCAATTAAAGTGCGTTTGAATTGATTTTTTTCTTACAATGTCAAACGTTTGAGGATACTCATGATAAAACAACAAAGCTTTACGGATACAGTTTAGCAAGGCTTCACTGTCGGGGCGATCAAATACAAAACCATTGGCGTTAATGGGATCAGCTTCTAAATCAATCACTGTATCTTTTAAACCACCAACAGCACGAACAATAGGCAAAGTGCCGTAGGCAAGTGAATACATTTGATTTAACCCACAAGGCTCAAATAGAGACGGCATTAAAAAGAAATCGCTGCCAGCAGTTACCAAGTGAGAAAAGCTTAAACTAAAGTCATTCATAAAAAAGAATTTATTGCGATGACGATCGCTAATGCTCTGTATTTGCCTGACAAGCTCAGGATCACCAGTTCCAATTAATACCAATTGAACATTATGATGCAAAATATTTTTAATGATAGGAATTAAGTAACTAAATCCTTTTTGGTCGGTGATTCGACAAACCATCCCAATCAAAGGGATATCGCCGTCGACTGGTAAATGACTATGCTGCTGTAAATTAGCTTTACAAAACGCTTTGCCATTCATATCTTCTGCAGAATAATTGGTGGGGATCATCGTATCCGTTTCAGGATTCCATTGCGTATAATCACAACCGTTAATGATGCCTACTAAATCTTGTGAGCGGCTACGAAACAAATCCCCCATATGGTGAGAACCTAAATCTGTTTGTAGCTCTTGCGCGTAACTAGGGCTTACCGCGACAATTTTAGTTGCGTACTGAACACCTATTTTTAAATAGTTAATGTTGCCATGGTGAATATCTTCATAATTAACCCCACTTTTTTGTAAAAATGGAACTGAATCTAATGCAAATACGCCTTGAAATGCCCCATTGTGAACCGAAAGTACAGTTTTAGCTTCCGCTAAATATTCACTGTTTGACCAATGTTTTTTTAAATAAAATGGAATTAAACCAGTATGCCAATCGTTACAATGAATAATGTCAGTTTTAAACTCTAATAGTTGAGCCAGATGCAGTGCCGCCATGCTAAAAAATGCATAACGTTCACCATTGTCATCATAGGCGTGGTAACCATCGCTATAAATCCCTTTACGAAAAAAATAATCTGGGTAATCAACTAAATAGACTGTCACACCGTGTAAATCTACTTGTTTAACATTATAGTGATATAGGCTATCCCCAGCATGTAATGTGACATTGGTTAAAATCGTTTTTGCATGTTCAACATTGGAACTGGTTTGGTACAAAGGAGTAACGATGCGAACATCGTGGCCTACCGATTTAAATGAAAGCGGGAGTGCTTTAGCAACATCTGCTAAGCCCCCGGTTTTCGCAAGGTCTTCAACCTCTGATGATACAAATAATATATTCATTCTGTTAGTCGTTAAATCCTACCCGAGTGCCTTTTGGAACAGTGACAACGCCGCCTTTTGAAATGGTGAAACCGCGCTTTTCATCTTCGTCATGATCAAGTCCAATTTGAGTACCTGCAGCTAAAGAAACATTTTTATCTAAAATCACTCGATGCAGTTTACAACCTTCACCAATTGAATTATTGCCCATAATAACGCTTTCGGTAATAGATGAATTAGGTTCAACTAAAACTTCGAAACCTAAGACCGATTTTTCTACTTTTGCGCCTTCAATAACACAACCAGATGCGATTGAGCTATCGCTTATTTTGTTCGGTTCTCCTTTAGCACAGCTATATATTTGCGCTGCAGGTAAGGTTGGATGAAAAGTTCGCATCGGCCATTTAGGATTATATAAGTCTAATGCACTGTCAGAATCTAAAAAGTCCATTGATGCTTGCCAATATGAATCTATTGTACCTACATCACGCCAGTAGAATGGATCACCTCGTTCACCTGGAATTTGATTATTAGCAAAATCGTATACATAAACATTACCTTGGGCCATTAACTTAGGAATAATGTTTTTACCAAAGTCATGTGATGAGTTTTGATCTTTAGCATCATCTTTTAACTCTTTGTATAACACTTCAGGGTTAAAAACGTAGTTGCCCATAGAGATAAGCGCGACATCTGGATTGCCAGGTAAGCATTTTGGATTTGCAGGCTTTTCTTCAAAGCCGATTAAACGACCAGCATCATCAATTTCCATTACTCCAAATTGGTGAGCTTCTTCAATTGGAACGCGAATGGCTGCAACGGTTAAATCTGCTTGTAATTTTGCATGGTAGTCGGTCATTTGACGGACGTTCATTTTGTAAATGTGATCGCTACCAAAAATAACAACTTGGTCAGGATCGTGAATTTCGATTAAACGCAAATTTTGGTAAATTGCGTCTGCCGTGCCTTCATACCATCTTTTTCCCATGCGCATTTGAGCTGGGATGGGGTCAATAAAGTGATCAGTCAGGCCCGAAAAATGCCAAGCTTGCCTGAGATGAATATTAAGTGACTGAGATTTAAATTGAGTTAAAACGTATATCTTCAGAAGATCAGAATTTACGAAATTATTTAATACAAAGTCTACAAGTCTGTATTGACCTGCAAACGGAACTGCTGGTTTGGTGCGGGTCTCAGTTAATGGAAATAACCGAGTGCCGGCTCCACCAGCCAAAATCATAGATAAAATCCCTGCCATAGTCATGCCTTGAAATAGTTGTAATGACCATCACCGCTTATGAACTCACTTTGAAGCTACACGATTGAAAAGTGCAGCTAACAAACAACAGTCAGTTAACACAAAGCTGAAACATAAGCTGTTCCGGCCTTAATTAAGGTTAACGATTGTAAGCACAATAAAGCTTAAATTTATTGTCCTCAGCTATCACTTCTACCAAATCAAAATGGTTTTGTAAAATTTGAGGATACTTCAAAAATCTATTCGCAACCAAGTACAATTTTCCTGATGACTCCAGTTGCTTACCACATGCTTTTATAAAGGCCTCTGAAATATAGTAGTCTATTTTTAGCCCTGTGTGAAAGGGGGGGTTAGTAAAAATATAGTGATATTTTGATGAAATTTTTTGTAAACCGTTAGACAAGTAAGTTTGCCCGGCTAAATTATTACAGTTTAAAGTCTGTTTTGTCGCTTCTATTGCTAATGCGTCAATGTCACAAAAGCTGAGTTGTGTATCCGTGTAATACTTGCGGATAAAGCTACCAATCACCCCGCAACCACAGGCAAAGTCTAATATTTTACCTGATATATTTTCAGGTAAATTATTTAACAATAGCTCAGTTCCTTTATCGAGTTCGCCGTGACTAAATACGCCGGGTAAGCTAGCCACTTTAATTGACTTTTGTTCAATTTCATAATTTTTAAATACAAAATCTGTTGGTAGAGGAGAGTTGCCGTTAGGTAAGCCTTGGTACAGTAGGCAATGTTTACCAGATGCTAATTTTTGCAAGTTTGATAATTGATTGGTTAGTAGTTTTTGGCAAGTTTTTATGCCACTTCGATTTTCACCTACTAAGTAAATTAACGTATCTTTACTTGAATGTTGAGCTAACATAGATAAAAGCCAAACTGCTTTTTCTTTTGCTTTTGGAAAGAATACAATAATCTTGGTAAACTGACTAAACTCTGGTGTTTGGGGCCAAATGACTTGCTTATCTTGTGTCGCGCTTATTTCTCTAAAACTCCAAAGTGTACATTCAGCAAAACTCGGGTGATTAATATCTTGTACTTCTAATGGATCAACGATTAAAGTGTGCTTATCTATATTGTCAGATAAATGCTTTAGGATTAATTGGCTAGCAGGGGACAATGATGACATCTTTATATATAAACCTTTGCTGAAAATAACTATAACAATATCGGTATTATATTCATGAATACAGTAGGACGCTGGTTTTTTCTTTGTTTTTTAATTGGAGTGAGTTTTTTACTCGGTTTTGCGTATGTAATCCAATCTCATTTAACCGAGTATTTTAAACAAGAAAAACAACAATTGATGGTAGCTCAAGTCGGCCTTGCAGAATCTCAAATTCAAGATTTGTTACAGCAAGAGCTACAGGAGCTGGGGATTTGGTCTGCTCATCCACTCGTATTAGAATTTGCCAAAAAACAAGTGAAAAGCAAAATGTCAGGTGATGGCAATGTCGTTAGTATTTCCGAAATGAATTATTTTGCTTTTTTAATTGAAAATGGGGTGTTAGCCGATCCAAATTATATCGACTCATTTTTGTTTGATGCTGACGGCGTGTTTATTTGGGGAGCTGAAGGTCAGTCTGCGGATAACATTTCTAATACCCAAGGGTATCATAATTGGTTGAATAGAATTCAAGATGGCTTGTCAGCTGCTTTATTTGTTGAGCCCGTTAATAAGTCGCCAACAACGAATGCAGTGGTTCCTATTTTGTTTGGGGTACCGCTTATCGATGATGGGCAGGTTATAGCGATTTTAGCGATTGAACTCGACGCTAAGCCTAGGTTGCTCAATATATTAAAAAACGCCCGGTTGAGCTCACAAAGTAATGTGAGTTTATATAATCAATTTGGGGTTGATATTTTATCACTTGAAAATTCAATTCTAGATTCCGAATTGGTTTTAGCTGATTTATTGGAAAACTTGGACGCACAAACGTCTATCTTTCAATCTTCGGCTAATATGTTTGCATGGCGCTGGAATAAAAATCAGTCAATAGGCGTATTATTACGCATCTCAAACCAAAGTATTAATCAATCACTACACAAAATTCAAATGGGTATTGTAGTACTGGTTTTTGTTGCGATCAGTGTTTTAGTTGCTTTGTTACTAGTGATTGTTGTTAGCCGAGGAAAACTAAAATATGAGCAAATTAATGTTGAGCGGCATCGTACTCGATTACTGCACGTACAAGACTTATCCCATGTTGCTTGTTTGGAGGTAACTTTACCTGCCAAAGAGATCATTTGGAGTAGTGGCTTTGAATTTATTTATGATCTGTTCCCCGGCGAAAAAAACTCACCATATTCTTTGCTAAATAAATTATCTCTTGAAGCACAAGCTCAGTATTTTGACTGTCTATTGAAAGTTAGAACCGATCACGTTGAGCAAGAAATAGAATTTTTTTACGAATTCCCAAATAATAATCCTAAGTATTTACTCGTTAAGTTTTTCCCGCAGGTAGATGAAGATAATCGCACAGTATTGGTGTTAATTTCTGATATTACTGGGCAAAAATTAAAGCAAAAAGAAGCAATTCAAAAAGAAAAGGAATACAGAGACCTTATTATTCAAAGTGCGCATGATGGTATTTTAAGTGTTGATTTATCAGGTAAAGTTACATTATTTAATCAAGCCTGTGTCAACTTATTAGGCTATCAAGAAGAAAACTTGAAACGTATGCCGATTCATCAACTAGTGTATGCAAGTGAAAACGCAGCTAATACAAAGATTATGCAAATATCAGGTTCAACAAAAGTCTGGTTAGCCTGTCAAGACGGTCGGCGTTTACCTGTTGATTTACGAGTTAGCCCTATTATTCAAAATGGTCAAGCCGTGGGGGCTGTTTACTTATTCAGAGATATTTCTGAGCAAATCGAGTTTGAGAAAAAGTTAACGGCCAGTGAACAAAGGTTTAGGCGTGTAATTGAAGGAACTTCAGATGCGACATTTGATTGGGATATGGTTAATAATCAGTTGCACTGGAACAGCCGTTACTGGGAAATGTTGGGTTACACCAAAGCTCAAGCCAAAATAAATTCAACGCAAGATGAACATACTTGGCAAGAGGCCATTCACCAAGATGATCTTGATAACTTTATCAGCGCAATACAGGCTCATTTAATTTTTGGCAACTTGTTAGATGTTGAGTATAGAGCGATTAGAGCGGATAAAAAACAAATTTGGTTGCGAGCCAGAGGCCAAGCCGTTAAAGAAAATGGTCGTTTTCTATATCTATCTGGGACGATTTCAGATATTTCTCAGATGAAGCAAGCAGAGCATGAAAAAACCATGCTTGAGACCCAGTTAAGGCATTCGCAAAAAATGGAAGCCATTGGTCAGTTAACGGGTGGTATTGCCCATGATTTTAATAATATATTGGCTTCTATTTTAGGGTATGCTGAATTAAGTTCAGATATGCTGGAGTTAAATAAAACCGATAGAGTTCAGCCTTATTTAGAACAAATTATTCAATCCGGAGAAAGAGCTCGCGATTTGATAAAGCAAATGATGGTATTTTCGCGAAAAGAAACACAAGTGCTAAAAAAGGTCGCCATTACTGAGTTGTTAGATGAAGCTAAATCGATTGTACGGCCGATAATACCTTCTTCAATAGATGTTGAATTAATTCATAATGCAAGCGTTAATTTGCAAGTTGATCCGGTTCAATTTCAACAGCTTTTAATTAATTTAGCGATTAATGCCAGAGATGCGATGCCAGCAAAAGGTAAGCTTAGCATTATAAGCGACATCAGTATGAACCAAGGAGTTACTTGCTCATCTTGTCATGAATATTTCTCTCAAACCTTTGTCAAAATATCGGTTCAAGATACAGGTAGTGGGATTGACCCAGAGACCTTGAAAAAAATATTTGATCCTTACTTTACATCTAAAGGATTAGGAGAAGGCACTGGCATGGGGCTGTCTATTGTACATGGTATTGTGCATCAGTTAGGTGGACACATTAGCGTGAGTTCGGTTTTAGGCGAAGGCACTCAATTTGATGTTTATTTGCCGTTTGAGTTGCATGATTCAAACAATGAACAACTAGCCTTAGCAGATAAACCACTCGCTTCACAACAAAACCCAGCTCAGGCGGAATATAAAATTTATATTGTGGATGATGAGATTTCTATTGCACAATTAATTGTTCAAAAGTTAAAAATTAAAGGCTATCAGGCTGAGTACACAACCGATAGTCAGCAAGCATTAACTCATTTGTTAGCACATCAATCTGAATATGATTTATTAATAACAGATCAAACTATGCCGAAGATGACAGGGGTTGAACTAGTTCAAGCTTTATTTTCAAATCAAATTAAAATGCCCGTTATACTCTGTACTGGTTATAGCGAAAACGTAAATGAAGAGAGTGCAAAAACACTCGGTATTTATGAATATTTAGAGAAGCCGATTCAATTTGACCGACTTGAGCAAGCAATTGGTGACGCACTGAAAGAAAATCTTGTCTGACCTACAAAATAAACATATCAAATAACAATTTTGATTATGGAATATGAATAGAATCCTTTATTCTAAGCATATAATTACTTAAACATTCTGATTATAGAAGCGAGTACCATGTTAGAACATAGATTAACTCACTTAAAACAGCTTGAAGCTGAATCAATTCATATTATCCGTGAGGTTGCAGCTGAGTTTGATAACCCAGTTATGCTGTATTCAATTGGTAAAGATTCATCTGTTTTATTACATTTAGCACGTAAAGCATTTTACCCTGCAAAAATTCCATTTCCTTTGCTTCATGTTGATACCACTTGGAAATTCAAAGAAATGATTGAATTTCGAGACCGTATTGCAAAAGAATATGGGTTTGATTTGTTAGTTCATATCAACCAAGAAGGCATAGATATGAATGTTGGTCCTTTCAGTCATGGGAGTGCTAAACATACAGATATCATGAAAACTCAATCACTTAAGCAAGCGTTAAACAAATATGGATTTGACGCCGCATTTGGTGGTGCACGCCGTGACGAAGAGAAATCACGTGCTAAAGAACGCGTTTATTCTTTCCGTGATAAAAATCATAGATGGGATCCTAAAAACCAACGACCTGAGCTTTGGAACATATACAACAGCAAAATAGATAAAGGCGAAAGTATTCGCGTATTCCCACTATCTAACTGGACTGAACTTGATATTTGGCAGTATATCTACCTTGAAAGCATCGATATTCCATCACTTTATTTTTCAAAAGAACGCCCAGTGGTAGAGCGTGATGGCGTCAAGATTATGGTAGACGATGAGCGCATGCCGCTTGAGCCAGGTGAAAAACCAAGTATGGAAATGGTTCGTTTTAGAACATTAGGTTGTTATCCATTAACTGGAGCTGTTAATTCAGAAGCAGCAACCTTGCCTGAAATTATTCAAGAAATGCTATTAGCAACAACATCTGAGCGCCAAGGTCGAGTGATAGATAGCGATTCGTCAGGCTCAATGGAGAAGAAAAAAATCGAAGGGTATTTCTAAACTCGATTTTATAACGGATACAGACAAAGGTTTACTTCATGCAATCAACAGGCAAATCGTTTGATTTATTTAATGGTGATGCAGATGGCATTTGTGCGCTGATCCAACTGCGCTTAGCTGAGCCAAAACAGGCAGAACTAATCACAGGCGTTAAACGAGACATTAAGCTCGTTGAAAAAATATCGGTACAAGCAGGTGATGAATTAACTGTGCTTGATATCTCGATGGATAAGAACAAATCTGCCTTGATAAAAGCGTTAGACGCAGGTGCAAATGTATTATATTGCGATCATCATTTTGCCGGTGATATTCCAGAGTATGCAAATTTAAAGGCGCTGATTGATACCAGTGCAGATACTTGTACTAGTTTACTGATTAATCATTACCTGTCGGGACGTTTTGTAAATTGGGCGATTACGGCGGCGTACGGTGATAATTTAATCCATGTTGCAGATGAGCTAGCTCAACAAGTTGGATTAACCCAAACCCAAGCTGAGCAATTAAAGCAGTTAGGGATTGCAATCAATTATAACGGGTATGGTGCATCAGAAGATGATTTACATATTCATCCGGCGGAGCTTTATCAATTATTAGTCAATTTTGATGACCCGCTAACGTTGATTGCCCAAGATGCGGAAATTTATCAGCAGTTAATTAGCAACTATACGCATGATATGTCCAAAGCTGAACAAGCCAAGGTTATCCACCAAAGCTCAGCAGGTAAAATATTATGTTTACCTAATAAAGCGTGGGCAAGGCGAGTCTCGGGCGTGTTTGGCAACGATTTAGCCAATCAATCTCCAGCACTTGCACATGCGGTATTAACTGAATTAGCAGCTGGTGGTTATTTGGTCTCAGTTCGTGCACCGAAAGTGAACGCAAAAGGCGCGGATGAGTTATGCATGAAGTTTGAAACTGGCGGTGGCCGAAAAGCAGCAGCAGGTATTAATAAACTTGCTGATAACGAATTACAAAGATTTTTTGCTGAATTTGATCAGCAATTTACAGTTTAAGAGGATTTCTTATGTCACATCAATCTGACTTGATTGAAAAAGATATACTGGCGTATCTCAAAGAGCACGAAAATAAAGAATTATTGCGCTTTTTAACTTGTGGTAGCGTAGATGATGGTAAAAGCACTCTAATTGGCCGTTTGTTACATGACTCTAAAATGATCTATGAAGATCAACTTGCTGCTATTACACAAGACAGCAAAAAGTCAGGTACGACAGGTGATGAGGTCGATTTAGCTTTATTAGTTGATGGGTTACAATCTGAGCGTGAGCAAGGGATTACCATTGACGTGGCTTATCGTTATTTTTCAACGGCGAAGCGTAAATTTATTATCGCGGATACGCCGGGCCATGAGCAATACACTCGCAATATGGCAACAGGTGCTTCAACTTGTGATTTAGCGATTATTTTAGTTGATGCACGTGAAGGGGTTAAAACCCAAACTAAACGTCATAGCTTTATTGTTTCATTATTAGGTATTAAACACGTCATTGTTGCAATCAACAAGATGGATTTAATGGACTTTAGCGAAGATGTTTATAACGAAATTAGAGATGATTATTTAAGCTTTGCGCAAGAGCTTAATATTCCAGATATTCGTTTTGTACCCATGTCAGCATTAAAAGGTGATAATGTCGTTTCTAAAAGCGAAAAAACACCTTGGTTTGGCGGCGAAACCTTAATGGAATTATTAGAAAGTGTGCAGATTGTTGCCGATCGCAATCTATCTGATTTCCGTATGCCAGTCCAATACGTTAATCGCCCTAACTTAAACTATCGTGGTTTTGCTGGCACGATAGCGTCAGGTGTGGTTCGCAAAGGCGATGCAATTACCGCAATGCCATCAGGCAAAACTTCAAAAGTTAAATCAATTGACACCTTTGACGGAGAAATTGAAGAAGCATTTGCTAATATGTCAATTACCCTGACATTAGAAGATGAAATTGATATTAGTCGTGGTGATGTGATAGTCGCAAGCGACAATGTCCCCGCGGTGACTCAAGCGGTTCGAGCTCATATGGTTTGGATGGATGAAGACGCCATGCAGCCTGGTAAGCTTTATGACTTTAAATTAGGAACTAAAACCACGAGTGGTCAGGTTTCTAAAGTCGATTATCGCATTAATGTTAATACCATGGCACATGAAGACGCTCAAGGCCTTGCCTTAAACGAAATTGCAGTGTGTGACGTTCAATTAAACGCACCTGTCGTTATTGAGCGCTATGACGCAAACCCAGGCTTGGGTAGTTTTATTGTGATTGATCGTTTTACCAATGTAACCGTAGGTGCGGGTATGGTGGTTGAAGCAACTCAAAGCAATACGTCTAATCAACAATTTTCTGAATTTGAAATTGAATTAAATCAATTAGTTCGTAAGCATTTTCCGCATTGGCAGGCGCTTAACTTAAGTGATTTAATGAAAAAATAAATTCAGCTAAATAAAATAGGTTTAGCGTATTCATGTCGATACAACAGGCTGCTGTTGCAGCCATTTTTGTCGTGACAATTGGCGCGCTGGTGTTTTCTCGCTGGCGCGCGTCTCATATCTTTAGCGGCACTTTATTAGCATTAATTGCCAGTCAATTAATTGAAATTGATACTGCTTTAAATAAAGCGATTAATCCTGGGGTTATCACGCTTATTGCATTAATGTTGGCATCAAGGGCCCTTGAACGTACCTCTTTATTAAAACTATTTGCCCGTAATGCCTTAGAATCAAACGAATCAAAATCTTTAATTAAGTTGACTGGCTTTTCGGCATTGGCTTCGTCATTTTTAAATAATACTGCAGTCGTTGCAGCCTTGATTCGACCTATTAAAAAACAAAACAAAATAGCGGCATCTAAATTATTATTACCATTAAGCTATGCAGCGATTTTGGGCGGCACAACCACATTAGTGGGAACATCAACCAATATGGTTGTGAATAGTTTCTGGATGGATGCAGGCAACCCATCTTTAGGTTTTTTTGAGTTTTTTCCAGTCGGTATTGCGCTTTTAGCTTCGGGGTTATTAGTTTTATTGCTAAACCGAGGTCGCTTACCAGACATTCAAATTGAGCAAGATGAAAAACAGTATTTTGTCGACGTTAAAATTAAGCCAGAATCGCCTTTAGTCGGCAAGAGCGTTAGTGACAATCAGCTAAGAAGCTTAAATAGTTTCTTTTTAGTTGAGATTATCCGCCGTGGTCAATCGATTAGTCCTGTAAGACCCAGCCATATTATTGAGCCAGATGACAGACTTGTGTTTAGTGGTGAAATTAGCCATATTGAAGAGCTTCAAACGTTACCCGGTGTCAGATTATTTGCAGAACATACGGGGCTAATGAGCGACAATTTAATTGAGGTTGTGGTTGCTAGCCATTCGGGGTTGATTGGAAAAACGTTAAAATCAGCAGGCTTTAGAGCTTTATTTGATGCCGCAGTGGTTGGGCTTAAACGTAATGGTTTGCAGGTGCCAGGTAAACTCGGTGAAATGCAACTTAAAGAAGGCGATAACTTGCTATTAGCGGCGGGCCGAGACTTTAAAAGCCGAAAAAATTTGGATAAACACTTTTTTATTATTTCAGATATGATTGTGGAACAGCCCTTATCCACAATTAAAAACCTAATTGTGCTAAGCGGATTTGGATTAATAATGGGGTTAGCTATTGCTGGCGTGACCAGTTTATTAACTGGATTGCTTTATTTTATTGCGGTTTGCATTGGCACTAAAGTGATTAAAACTTCAGAGCTTAAGCGTTTGTTTCCATTTGATCTATGGTTAATTATTACAGCGGCTTTAACATTAGCTGAAGCCATGACCCAGTCAGGGTTAAGTGACAGTGTCGCACATTTATTACATCAGCTATTTAGTCAGCAATCTGTTTGGGTAGCATTTATTGGTATTCTAATCGCGACGTTAGTACTGACTGAATTAGTCACTAACAATGCAGCCGCGGCTCTTATGTTTCCGCTATCAATGAGCTTGGCCCATAGTTTTGATGTATCAGCGATTAGTTTTGTCATGGCTGTCGCTTTTGGTGCCAGTGCGAGTTTTTTAAGTCCTTATGGCTACCAAACTAATTTATTAGTATTTAATACAGGCGGGTATCGATTTATCGACTTTATCCGTTATGGTTTACCGGTTTCTATTGTTTATGTAGTAGTGACGGCTGTATTGGTACCTTACTTTTTTCCTTTTTAAGGTTGTAACAAATGAAAGATGAAAACATTGTTTGGCATCCAACTCATGTGAGCCAAAAACAAAGAGCAGAACAAAAAAATCAACGTCCTTGTATTTTATGGTTTACCGGCTTAAGTGGTTCGGGTAAATCAACGGTGGCAAATGCGGTAGAAAGCAAATTGTTTGAAGCTGGCAGCCACTCTTATTTATTGGATGGTGATAATGTTAGGCACGGAATTAATAAAGACTTAACCTTTACTGATGAAGACAGAATAGAAAATATTCGACGAATTGGTGAAATTAGTAAATTATTTATTGATTCAGGCTTAATTGTATTAACTGCTTTTATTTCACCTTTTCGAGCTGACCGAGCTATGGTGAGAGAGTTGGTGGGCGATGCTGAATTTATCGAGGTGTTTATTGATACACCTATTGAAGTGTGTGAACAGCGAGATCCTAAAGGTTTATATAAAAAGGCACGTCAGGGTGAAATTAAACACTTTACTGGGATTGATTCACCTTATGAAGCACCAGAAAATCCTGAAATAGTCGTCAAAACGGCTGAGTTAAATATTGAAGAATGCGCTGACTTTGTTTTAGATTATTTGAAACAAAATAACTATATTTAATAATTAACTCAAACAAAAAACCTGCAACCTAAGTTGCAGGTTTAATGTCATCTAATTGATATTTATCAATCATAGCGTACAAAGTGGGTCGAGTTACGCCAAGTAACTCCGCCGTTTTTGACATGTTTTTCTCTGCTAAGTTGTAAGCTTGTCTAATGGCATTTGATTCAGCTTTTTCTCTGACTTCTCGTAAATTAAGTGAACCTAAGTCATTGCTTTTATCGTTAGACTCGCACATTAACCCTAAGTCAT is a window encoding:
- a CDS encoding DUF3293 domain-containing protein, translated to MDQLWYLYTRTIFLMEQRLNAQASFAIITAYNPLGSICTKNTNQRLDNRLQADIELLKAPYRKLWGCSPEFDHFEHSWAVMTDKGTAINLAKKYQQNAIYWVERGYLFLVPCILTQFKVLNLGEFEKRCQYQLAKCGQ
- the glgA gene encoding glycogen synthase GlgA — translated: MNILFVSSEVEDLAKTGGLADVAKALPLSFKSVGHDVRIVTPLYQTSSNVEHAKTILTNVTLHAGDSLYHYNVKQVDLHGVTVYLVDYPDYFFRKGIYSDGYHAYDDNGERYAFFSMAALHLAQLLEFKTDIIHCNDWHTGLIPFYLKKHWSNSEYLAEAKTVLSVHNGAFQGVFALDSVPFLQKSGVNYEDIHHGNINYLKIGVQYATKIVAVSPSYAQELQTDLGSHHMGDLFRSRSQDLVGIINGCDYTQWNPETDTMIPTNYSAEDMNGKAFCKANLQQHSHLPVDGDIPLIGMVCRITDQKGFSYLIPIIKNILHHNVQLVLIGTGDPELVRQIQSISDRHRNKFFFMNDFSLSFSHLVTAGSDFFLMPSLFEPCGLNQMYSLAYGTLPIVRAVGGLKDTVIDLEADPINANGFVFDRPDSEALLNCIRKALLFYHEYPQTFDIVRKKSIQTHFNWHDSAMKYEALYRSIN
- the glgC gene encoding glucose-1-phosphate adenylyltransferase; protein product: MAGILSMILAGGAGTRLFPLTETRTKPAVPFAGQYRLVDFVLNNFVNSDLLKIYVLTQFKSQSLNIHLRQAWHFSGLTDHFIDPIPAQMRMGKRWYEGTADAIYQNLRLIEIHDPDQVVIFGSDHIYKMNVRQMTDYHAKLQADLTVAAIRVPIEEAHQFGVMEIDDAGRLIGFEEKPANPKCLPGNPDVALISMGNYVFNPEVLYKELKDDAKDQNSSHDFGKNIIPKLMAQGNVYVYDFANNQIPGERGDPFYWRDVGTIDSYWQASMDFLDSDSALDLYNPKWPMRTFHPTLPAAQIYSCAKGEPNKISDSSIASGCVIEGAKVEKSVLGFEVLVEPNSSITESVIMGNNSIGEGCKLHRVILDKNVSLAAGTQIGLDHDEDEKRGFTISKGGVVTVPKGTRVGFND
- a CDS encoding methyltransferase: MSSLSPASQLILKHLSDNIDKHTLIVDPLEVQDINHPSFAECTLWSFREISATQDKQVIWPQTPEFSQFTKIIVFFPKAKEKAVWLLSMLAQHSSKDTLIYLVGENRSGIKTCQKLLTNQLSNLQKLASGKHCLLYQGLPNGNSPLPTDFVFKNYEIEQKSIKVASLPGVFSHGELDKGTELLLNNLPENISGKILDFACGCGVIGSFIRKYYTDTQLSFCDIDALAIEATKQTLNCNNLAGQTYLSNGLQKISSKYHYIFTNPPFHTGLKIDYYISEAFIKACGKQLESSGKLYLVANRFLKYPQILQNHFDLVEVIAEDNKFKLYCAYNR